A section of the Platichthys flesus chromosome 22, fPlaFle2.1, whole genome shotgun sequence genome encodes:
- the LOC133933520 gene encoding histone H2A-like — protein MSGRGKTGGKARAKAKTRSSRAGLQFPVGRVHRLLRKGNYAHRVGAGAPVYLAAVLEYLTAEILELAGNAARDNKKSRIIPRHLQLAVRNDEELNKLLGGVTIAQGGVLPNIQAVLLPKKTEKAPKSK, from the coding sequence ATGTCAGGCAGAGGCAAAACCGGCGGAAAGGCCAGAGCGAAGGCAAAGACTCGCTCTTCCCGCGCtgggctccagttccccgtcggtcgtgttcacagactgctgcgtaaaggcaactacgcacatcgcgttggtgccggcgcccccgtctacctggcggctgtgctggagtacctcaccgctgagatcctggagctggctggaaacgccgcccgcgacaacaagaagagccgtatcatcccccgccacctgcagctggccgtccgcaacgacgaggagctcaacaaactcctgggcggagtgaccatcgctcagggcggcgtgctgcccaacatccaggctgttcttctgcccaagaagaccgagaaggcccccaagtccaagtaa
- the LOC133933546 gene encoding histone H2B-like — protein sequence MPDVAKPAPKKGSKKAVAKAPGKGGKKRRKSRKESYAIYVYKVLKQVHPDTGISSKAMGIMNSFVSDIFERIAGEASRLAHYNKRSTITSREIQTAVRLLLPGELAKHAVSEGTKAVTKYTSSK from the coding sequence ATGCCTGACGTAGCGAAGCCCGCGCCCAAGAAGGGCTCCAAGAAAGCGGTGGCGAAGGCCCCCGGTAAgggcggaaagaagaggagaaagtccaggaaggagagctacgccatctacgtgtacaaggtgctgaagcaggtccaccccgacactgggatctcctccaaggccatgggcatcatgaactccttcgtgagcgacatcttcgagcgcatcgccggtgaggcctctcgtctggctcattacaacaagcgctccaccatcacctccagggagattcagaccgccgtccgcctgctgctgcccggggagCTGGCTAAACACGCCGTGTCTGAGGGCACCAAGGCCGTGACCAAATACACCAGTTCCAAGTAA
- the LOC133933561 gene encoding histone H4 codes for MSGRGKGGKGLGKGGAKRHRKVLRDNIQGITKPAIRRLARRGGVKRISGLIYEETRGVLKVFLENVIRDAVTYTEHAKRKTVTAMDVVYALKRQGRTLYGFGG; via the coding sequence atgtctggacgaggaaagggaggaaaggggctcggtaaaggaggcgcaaagcgtcaccgcaaagttctccgtgataacatccagggcattaccaagcccgccatccgccgcctggctcgccgtggcggagtgaagcgtatctccggtctgatctacgaggagacccgcggcgtgttgaaggttttcctggagaacgtgatccgcgatgctgtcacctacaccgagcacgccaagaggaagaccgtcaccgccatggacgtggtgtatgctctgaagagacaggGCCGCACTCTCTACGGCTTCGGCGGATAA
- the LOC133933492 gene encoding histone H3 gives MARTKQTARKSTGGKAPRKQLATKAARKSAPATGGVKKPHRYRPGTVALREIRRYQKSTELLIRKLPFQRLVREIAQDFKTDLRFQSSAVMALQEASEAYLVGLFEDTNLCAIHAKRVTIMPKDIQLARRIRGERA, from the coding sequence atggcaagaaccaagcagaccgcccgtaaatccaccggaggcaaagcccccaggaagcagctggccaccaaggctgcgcgtaagagcgccccggccaccggcggcgtgaagaagcctcaccgttacaggcccggtaccgtggctctgagagagatccgtcgctaccagaaatcgacggagctgctgatccgcaagctgcccttccagcgcctggtgagagaaatcgctcaggacttcaagaccgacctgcgcttccagagctccgctgtcatggctctgcaggaggccagcgaggcctacctggtcggcctgtttgaggacaccaacctgtgcgccatccacgccaagagggttaccatcatgcccaaggacatccagctggcccgccgcatccgcggagagagagcttaa